A single region of the Elizabethkingia sp. JS20170427COW genome encodes:
- a CDS encoding dihydrofolate reductase, with protein sequence MITLVVAAGKKNEIGKDNQLLWHQPKDLKHFKEITQGHPVIMGRKTYESIGKPLPNRTNIVISRRKDWFQEGILIVGSLKEALKFAKKIDDEVFVIGGGEVFKQSLEQADKIEMTRVEVETEADVFFPEINPKVWILTQEEFIPKDEKNPLDMYFQTFERINTTL encoded by the coding sequence ATGATAACATTAGTTGTTGCCGCAGGCAAGAAGAATGAAATAGGAAAAGATAATCAGCTCCTTTGGCATCAACCCAAGGATCTGAAGCATTTTAAAGAAATTACCCAAGGCCACCCTGTGATAATGGGAAGAAAGACTTATGAATCTATAGGGAAACCTCTTCCTAACCGTACCAATATCGTAATTTCTAGAAGGAAAGATTGGTTTCAAGAGGGGATTTTAATAGTAGGTTCCTTAAAAGAAGCTTTGAAGTTTGCCAAGAAAATCGATGATGAGGTTTTTGTAATCGGTGGAGGGGAAGTTTTTAAGCAATCTTTAGAACAAGCCGACAAAATAGAAATGACAAGAGTGGAGGTGGAAACAGAAGCTGATGTTTTCTTCCCGGAAATAAATCCTAAAGTTTGGATATTAACGCAAGAAGAATTTATTCCTAAAGATGAGAAAAATCCTTTGGATATGTATTTTCAGACCTTTGAGAGGATAAATACTACTTTATAA